Genomic segment of Acidobacteriota bacterium:
CAGATTCCGCCTGATGGGGTCTCCCAAAGAAGACATAGATGACCTGCCTCGTCATGTAAAAGGCGGTGAGCAGGACACCAAAGGAAGCCAGATAGAACGGAGCCCGCGATACGCTCCAGGTGGATGCTGCATGCAGGATCGCATCCTTGCTCCAGAAGCCGGAGAAGAGGAGCGGGAAGCCACACAGAGCCATCATGCCTACGGCGTATGTGGCGAATGTGATCGGCATCAGCTTGCGCAATCCACCCATGCGACGGATGTCCTGCTCCTCGTGGCAGCCATGAATGACCGACCCCGCGCCCATGAACAGCAGGGCCTTGAAAAATGCGTGCGTGATGAGATGAAACATCCCCACGGCAACGCCGCCGACACCAAGACCGAGCATCATGTAGCCGAGCTGCGAGACGGTGGAGTAGGCAAGGATGCGCTTGATGTCATCCTGAGCGACGGCAATCGTCGCTGCGAAGACGGCCGTGATTGCGCCAACCCAGGTGACAACGTGCAAAGCGGTTGTTGACATGGGAGGCAATCCGGGCCCGCTCATCAGCGGATAGACTCGCGCAATCAGGAAGACACCGGCGGCGACCATCGTAGCCGCGTGAATCAACGCGCTCACTGGCGTTGGGCCTTCCATGGCGTCCGGCAGCCAGACATGCAGCGGCACCTGGCCGGATTTCCCGACTGCGCCGCAAAAGATGAGCAGTGCAATTCCCGTGGAGGCGGCCATGCCGATGCTTGTCGTCTGCGTGAAGAGATGGATGAGCGCGGTTTGCTCAAGACAGCCTGCGCCGCTGTCGTAGAACAGCAGGGTGCCTGCCTGGGAGTACAACCAGACCATTCCCAGCAGGAACGCGAGATCGCCGATGCGCGTCGTGATGAATGCCTTCTTTGCCGCGGCTGCCGCGCTGGGTCTGTGATACCAGAAGCCGATGAGCAGATAGGATGTGAGGCCGACGATCTCCCAGCAGATAAAGAGCAGCAACAGGCTGTTCGCAATCACGAGGCCCAGCATGGCTCCGGCGAAGAGCGAGAGAAAGCAGAAGAAGCGCGTGAAGTTATCGTCGTGCGCCATGTAGCCGACGCTGTAGATGAAGATCAGCAGGCCGACGAAAGCGACCATCACCAACATCACGGCTGTAAGCGGATCGAGAACCCATCCCACCTTGAGCCACTCGCTGCCTATCTGAAACCAGCCGAAGTTGAAGACCTGCTTCGCTGCGCCCTCCTGATTGCCGAAGCGGAGGGCTTCCGCAAATGCAATCAGCGACAGCAACAGCGAGAGCGACATGGAGCCAATGGCCACCGATGCTGCAAACAGCCGTTGCCTGCGAGGAGCCAGCGCGCTCAGACCTGCAGCCAGCACGGGCATTGCGGGAACGAGCCAGAGGTTATGGACAATCCAGGTCACTTTCAGCTCATCCCCTCATCGAATGGATCCGGTCGAGATCTGTTGTCTTGAAATGTCGATACACTGCGATGATCAGGGCCAGGCCAACCGCAGCCTCAGCCGCTGCAACACCGATGGAAAAGAGAGTGAACATGATGCCGGTCAGTGCTTCGGGATGGGGGCTGTAACGCCAGAAGGCGATGAAGTTCAGATTCGCGGCGTTGAGCATCAGTTCGATTCCGATCAGCACGAGTATGGCGTTGCGGCGGACGAGCGCGCCAGCCAGACCGATGGCGAAGATGAGTGCGGATACGAGAAGATAGTTGACCGAGGCTGTCATTTCTTCCTCCCCTGTTCGCGCATGGCAATCGTCACCGCTCCTATAAGCGCGGCCGTTAGCAGCAGGCCAATGACTTCGAGCGGAAGCACGTACTGCGACATCAAGGCGTCGCCGATCTGCTTGACCGTGATCTCGGGACGCGGCAGTATCGCAATCGCCGACACCGCGCTCGAACGGATCGACCAGGCAAGCACCGCAAATACAGCGACGGCGACGAGGGTGCTTGTGAGCCATCCAGACGAAAGAGCCGGCCGCAGGAGCGGTTCGTGACTTCGCGTAAGGAGTATGGCGAAGACGATGAGGATGGCTACGGCGCCGACATAGACCAGGATTTGTGCAAAGCCGACGAACTGAGCGCCAAGCTGGAGATATAAACCGGCTAGTCCCGCAAAGGCCAGCATAAGCGCCAGCACGCAGTGGACAAGGTTGCGCAGCGTCAATGCGGCAAGCGCCCCGGCAACGGTGAACACAGCGATGATGGCAAATGACAAACTCACTTCTCCCGGCACGTCTCCTTGTTCAGTGGCCTTCGTTCTGCGTTCGTCACAACAGTGGCATTTTCGTTAATTCCTGCGTCTTCAGCAACAGATACTTCTTTGCAAAGCAAAATGGCACGATGGCCTGCGTTCATCAGGTTCTTAATCGGCGAACCGGTAGGTACGTTTTTCCAGCCTGTTCGACTGCATGAGGCCGCGGCCAAGCAGCAGGTAAGGGACAACAACAAGGGTTGCGCCGACAAGCCATCGAATAGCGCCGGGCGGTAAGAAATGCCAGATGGCAGCGGCAAAGATGTTGACCAGCGCCATCGGCAGCATGAACTTCCACGCAAAGTTCATCAGATGGTCCATGCGCAGGCGAGGAAGCGTGCTGCGGATCCAGATCAGCATGGCAATCAGCACGAGGAGCTTGGCAAAGAACCAGAGGTACGATGGCACCCATGTGAGAAAGGAAAATGGCGCGGCCCAGCCTCCGAGAAAGAGTGTGATGGCCAGCCCGCAGATCGCGAACATGCCGATATATTCACCGAGAAAGAAGAGAGCGAACTTGAAGCCTGAATACTCGACGAAGTAGCCCGCGATAATTTCGGATTCGCCCTCGGGCAGATCAAACGGCGAACGATTGGATTCCGCGATGCCAGCGATCATAAAGAGCACGAAGCCGGCGAAACCCCACGGCGTGAAGACAAACCAGTGGGGCCAGATCCCCGAATAGCCAACCTGGCTTTTCACGATGGCGACCGTCGATAGAGCGCCCGCAGCCATGACGACGGTCATCGTGGAAAGGATGAGAGGGATCTCGTAGCTGATCATCTGCGCGATGGCGCGCATCGCGCCAAGCAGCGAGTACTTGTTGCGGCTGGACCAGCCCGCCATGAAGATCGTGAGTTCGACGACCGAGCCCGCGGCAAAAAAATACAGCAGCCCGGCGTCGAGGTTGATAGCAACCATGTTCCGGCCCAAAGGCAGAACCGCATAGCCAAGAAAAGCCGCGACGACGAGCGCGATCGGCGCCAGCAGGTGAACGACGCCGTCTGCTGCGTGCGGAACGATGTCTTCCTTGATCAACGATTTTACCCCGTCGGCGAGCG
This window contains:
- the nuoL gene encoding NADH-quinone oxidoreductase subunit L; translation: MTWIVHNLWLVPAMPVLAAGLSALAPRRQRLFAASVAIGSMSLSLLLSLIAFAEALRFGNQEGAAKQVFNFGWFQIGSEWLKVGWVLDPLTAVMLVMVAFVGLLIFIYSVGYMAHDDNFTRFFCFLSLFAGAMLGLVIANSLLLLFICWEIVGLTSYLLIGFWYHRPSAAAAAKKAFITTRIGDLAFLLGMVWLYSQAGTLLFYDSGAGCLEQTALIHLFTQTTSIGMAASTGIALLIFCGAVGKSGQVPLHVWLPDAMEGPTPVSALIHAATMVAAGVFLIARVYPLMSGPGLPPMSTTALHVVTWVGAITAVFAATIAVAQDDIKRILAYSTVSQLGYMMLGLGVGGVAVGMFHLITHAFFKALLFMGAGSVIHGCHEEQDIRRMGGLRKLMPITFATYAVGMMALCGFPLLFSGFWSKDAILHAASTWSVSRAPFYLASFGVLLTAFYMTRQVIYVFFGRPHQAESETAPHESPALMTLPLVILAGCSMLLGLVGTPVWPWFSAFLNGQRVRFDLQGFGESGVLAVMFSSTALLLIGLATGWLLYSYKPAGTPQAPDALEQFSPRMFHLLRNGWFVDAFYAATFVRFTTWCAAACDWLDRWVFHGAVRLVSSLALGASWLSRSTDVFVVNRTFDQSCQGVALSGRLLSRLQGGRAQSYLRIIGIAFAGFVLFLIWGRHG
- the nuoK gene encoding NADH-quinone oxidoreductase subunit NuoK; protein product: MTASVNYLLVSALIFAIGLAGALVRRNAILVLIGIELMLNAANLNFIAFWRYSPHPEALTGIMFTLFSIGVAAAEAAVGLALIIAVYRHFKTTDLDRIHSMRG
- a CDS encoding NADH-quinone oxidoreductase subunit J, whose amino-acid sequence is MSLSFAIIAVFTVAGALAALTLRNLVHCVLALMLAFAGLAGLYLQLGAQFVGFAQILVYVGAVAILIVFAILLTRSHEPLLRPALSSGWLTSTLVAVAVFAVLAWSIRSSAVSAIAILPRPEITVKQIGDALMSQYVLPLEVIGLLLTAALIGAVTIAMREQGRKK
- the nuoH gene encoding NADH-quinone oxidoreductase subunit NuoH, which gives rise to MTETMDQIFVLLKHWILEHSPVWARPLSSAVLSAVAILVVFASLFALTTILERKGLGRFQNRYGPNRVGPFGLLQPLADGVKSLIKEDIVPHAADGVVHLLAPIALVVAAFLGYAVLPLGRNMVAINLDAGLLYFFAAGSVVELTIFMAGWSSRNKYSLLGAMRAIAQMISYEIPLILSTMTVVMAAGALSTVAIVKSQVGYSGIWPHWFVFTPWGFAGFVLFMIAGIAESNRSPFDLPEGESEIIAGYFVEYSGFKFALFFLGEYIGMFAICGLAITLFLGGWAAPFSFLTWVPSYLWFFAKLLVLIAMLIWIRSTLPRLRMDHLMNFAWKFMLPMALVNIFAAAIWHFLPPGAIRWLVGATLVVVPYLLLGRGLMQSNRLEKRTYRFAD